One Natrinema halophilum genomic window carries:
- a CDS encoding DNA polymerase II large subunit has product MRSEDERYFERLESQLDEAFDVAERAKERGGDPKPAVEIPVAKDMADRVENILGIDGVAERVRELEVQMSREEAALELAEDFAEGRVGDYETKAGKVEGAVRTAVALLTEGVVAAPIEGIDRVEILTNDDGTEFVNVYYAGPIRSAGGTAQALSVLVADYTRALVGIEQFDARQEEIERYAEEISLYDKETGLQYTPKDTETKFIAEHMPIMLDGEATGDEEVSGFRDLERVDTNSARGGMCLVLAEGIALKAPKIQRYTRNLDEIDWPWLQDLIDGTYYDAEGDDEEAASDESDGDDDGVDDEALETDDGDDAGGEPAGPPRVERSQKFLRDLIAGRPVFSHPCARGGFRLRYGRARNHGFATAGVHPAAMHLVDDFLATGTQIKTERPGKAAGVVPVDSLEGPTVKLANGDVRRIDDPEDAIEIRNGVEKILDLGEYLVNYGEFVENNHPLAPASYTYEWWIQDLEAAGANVQALEDDPRIDLEFPEPAEALEWALEYDAPLHPEYTPLWHDLSVDDFCALAAAVADGHIESDEAGDETGTGGTLVLEYADLIRDALETIVVEHRQRESDDRIEVDDWRPLVRTLGCEPRRAVADGAAMDSAASEEEPTVELERTWADDDLSERARTWGHETAGDNAIEAVNEIAPFSVRERAPTRIGNRMGRPEKSERRDLSPPVHTLFPIGEAGGAQRNVADAAKHAETMTDTPGVVEIGIGRQRCPNCGTETFKNRCPECDERTTPDYRCPDCDQRVEPDDAGRVECSRCERDATCVEPREIDINDEFRSALESVGERENAFEILKGVKGLTSTNKIPEPIEKGVLRAKHDVSAFKDGTVRYDMTDLPVTSVRASELDVDVGQLQALGYETDIHGDPLTHEDQLVELKVQDIVLSDGAAEHMLQTADFIDDLLEQYYGLEPFYEFEDRQALVGELVFGMAPHTSAATVGRVIGFTSAAVGYAHPYFHAAKRRNCDGDEDCVMLLLDGLLNFSKSFLPDQRGGKMDAPLVMSSRIDPSEIDDEAHNMDVTSQYPREFYLATREQADPEDVDIEIAEDTLGTDTEYTGFEHTHDTTNIAMGPDLSAYKTLDSMMDKMDAQLELSRKLEAVDETDVAERVIEYHFLPDLIGNLRAFSRQETRCLDCGEKFRRMPLTGDCRECGGRVNLTVHKGSVNKYMQTAIQVAEEYDCRDYTKQRLEVLERSLESIFENDKNKPTTIADFMGGGPKSD; this is encoded by the coding sequence ATGCGTTCGGAAGACGAACGCTACTTCGAGCGACTCGAATCGCAACTCGACGAGGCATTCGACGTGGCCGAGCGAGCCAAAGAGCGAGGCGGAGATCCGAAACCAGCGGTCGAGATTCCAGTTGCAAAGGACATGGCCGACCGCGTCGAGAACATCCTCGGGATCGACGGCGTCGCAGAGCGCGTCCGCGAACTCGAGGTGCAGATGAGCCGGGAGGAGGCGGCCCTCGAGTTGGCGGAAGACTTCGCCGAAGGCCGCGTCGGCGACTACGAGACGAAAGCGGGGAAGGTCGAAGGCGCAGTTCGGACTGCGGTTGCGCTCCTGACCGAAGGAGTCGTCGCCGCACCCATCGAGGGGATCGACAGGGTCGAGATCCTCACGAACGACGACGGGACGGAGTTCGTCAACGTCTACTACGCCGGCCCGATCCGCTCGGCGGGTGGGACTGCACAGGCGCTGTCCGTTCTCGTGGCCGACTATACGCGCGCACTAGTCGGTATCGAGCAATTCGACGCTCGACAGGAGGAGATCGAACGATACGCCGAGGAAATCTCGCTCTACGACAAGGAGACCGGACTCCAGTACACGCCGAAGGACACGGAAACGAAATTCATCGCCGAGCACATGCCGATCATGCTGGACGGGGAGGCCACTGGCGACGAGGAGGTTTCGGGCTTTCGCGATCTGGAGCGAGTCGACACCAACAGCGCTCGCGGCGGAATGTGTCTGGTTCTCGCCGAAGGGATCGCGCTCAAGGCACCGAAGATTCAGCGCTACACCCGCAACTTGGACGAAATCGATTGGCCGTGGTTGCAGGACCTCATCGACGGCACTTACTACGACGCCGAGGGAGACGACGAGGAGGCTGCAAGCGACGAATCCGACGGTGACGACGATGGTGTAGACGACGAGGCGCTCGAGACGGACGACGGCGACGATGCCGGCGGCGAACCCGCGGGGCCACCTCGCGTCGAGAGATCCCAGAAGTTCCTCCGGGATCTGATCGCCGGTCGCCCCGTTTTCTCACACCCCTGTGCCAGGGGTGGGTTTCGACTCCGCTACGGTCGGGCACGCAATCACGGCTTCGCTACCGCCGGCGTCCACCCCGCCGCGATGCACCTCGTCGACGACTTTCTCGCGACGGGCACCCAGATCAAGACCGAACGCCCCGGCAAGGCTGCCGGCGTCGTCCCCGTGGACTCCCTCGAGGGACCGACGGTCAAACTGGCGAACGGCGACGTCCGCCGGATCGACGACCCCGAAGACGCCATAGAGATCAGAAACGGCGTCGAGAAGATCCTCGACCTCGGCGAGTACCTCGTCAACTACGGCGAGTTCGTCGAGAACAACCACCCGCTTGCTCCCGCCTCCTACACGTACGAGTGGTGGATTCAGGATCTCGAGGCCGCGGGCGCGAACGTCCAGGCCCTCGAGGATGACCCTCGCATCGACCTCGAGTTCCCGGAGCCGGCGGAAGCCCTCGAGTGGGCTCTCGAGTACGATGCGCCCCTGCATCCGGAATATACGCCACTCTGGCACGACCTCTCCGTCGACGACTTTTGCGCCCTCGCAGCGGCGGTGGCAGACGGCCACATCGAGAGCGATGAGGCGGGCGACGAAACCGGAACTGGCGGAACGCTCGTCCTCGAGTATGCCGACCTCATCCGCGACGCCCTCGAGACGATCGTCGTCGAACACCGCCAGCGAGAAAGTGACGACCGAATCGAAGTCGACGACTGGCGGCCGTTGGTCCGAACGCTCGGCTGTGAACCCCGACGGGCGGTCGCCGACGGTGCCGCGATGGATTCCGCCGCGTCGGAGGAGGAACCGACCGTCGAGCTAGAGCGCACGTGGGCCGACGACGACCTCTCCGAACGCGCTCGGACGTGGGGTCACGAGACCGCAGGTGACAACGCAATCGAAGCGGTCAACGAGATCGCCCCCTTTTCGGTCCGCGAGCGGGCCCCGACTCGAATCGGTAATCGGATGGGACGGCCGGAAAAGTCCGAACGCCGCGACCTGAGCCCGCCAGTCCACACGCTCTTCCCGATCGGGGAAGCCGGCGGCGCACAGCGCAACGTTGCCGATGCGGCCAAACACGCCGAGACGATGACTGACACCCCCGGCGTCGTCGAGATCGGGATCGGTCGCCAGCGCTGTCCGAACTGCGGCACGGAGACGTTCAAGAACCGCTGTCCCGAGTGTGACGAACGCACTACGCCGGACTACCGCTGTCCCGACTGCGACCAGCGGGTCGAACCGGACGACGCGGGCCGCGTCGAGTGTTCGCGCTGCGAGCGCGACGCGACCTGCGTCGAACCGCGCGAAATCGACATCAACGACGAGTTTCGAAGCGCCCTCGAGTCGGTCGGCGAGCGCGAGAACGCCTTCGAGATTCTCAAAGGCGTGAAGGGACTCACGTCGACGAACAAGATCCCCGAACCGATCGAAAAGGGTGTTCTGCGGGCCAAACACGACGTGAGCGCCTTCAAAGACGGCACCGTCCGCTACGACATGACCGACCTGCCGGTCACGTCCGTCCGCGCGAGCGAACTCGACGTCGACGTGGGCCAGTTGCAGGCGCTTGGCTACGAGACGGATATCCACGGCGACCCGCTCACCCACGAGGACCAACTGGTCGAGCTCAAGGTACAGGATATCGTTCTCTCGGACGGCGCGGCCGAGCACATGCTCCAGACCGCCGACTTCATCGACGATCTGCTCGAACAATACTACGGTCTCGAACCGTTCTACGAGTTCGAAGACCGGCAGGCACTCGTCGGCGAACTCGTCTTCGGGATGGCTCCCCACACGTCGGCGGCGACTGTCGGAAGAGTTATCGGTTTCACGAGTGCGGCGGTGGGATACGCGCATCCGTACTTTCACGCCGCGAAAAGACGCAACTGTGACGGTGACGAAGATTGCGTCATGCTGCTTCTCGACGGACTTCTCAACTTCAGCAAGTCCTTCTTGCCGGACCAGAGGGGTGGAAAGATGGACGCACCCCTCGTTATGTCCTCGAGGATCGATCCGTCCGAAATCGACGACGAGGCACACAACATGGACGTCACATCGCAGTACCCTCGCGAGTTCTACCTTGCGACCCGCGAACAGGCCGACCCCGAGGACGTCGATATCGAAATCGCCGAGGACACGCTGGGCACCGATACCGAGTACACCGGTTTCGAACACACCCACGACACCACGAACATCGCGATGGGACCCGATCTCTCGGCGTACAAGACCCTCGACTCGATGATGGACAAGATGGATGCCCAGCTCGAGCTCTCGCGCAAGCTCGAGGCGGTCGACGAGACGGACGTCGCCGAGCGGGTCATCGAGTACCACTTCCTACCTGATCTCATCGGCAACCTGCGGGCGTTCTCACGGCAGGAAACGCGGTGTCTCGACTGCGGCGAGAAGTTCAGACGGATGCCCCTGACCGGCGATTGTCGCGAATGCGGCGGGCGCGTCAACCTCACCGTCCACAAGGGCTCGGTCAACAAGTACATGCAAACCGCCATTCAGGTCGCCGAAGAATACGACTGCCGGGACTATACGAAACAGCGACTGGAAGTCCTCGAACGGTCGCTCGAGAGCATTTTCGAGAACGACAAGAATAAGCCTACGACTATTGCGGATTTCATGGGAGGTGGCCCAAAAAGTGATTAA
- a CDS encoding PAS domain S-box protein yields MGTSSHTDADLEGSIARQELITDLSRQAVTTGDLDQVFRDAIGAVAETVGTEYCAVVEQVPCQDDGVLRRGIGWETVTDGAMVSTSRGSQMGDTLRTEEPVVLGDLHHDDRLSGSALLTEHDVTSGISVALGPSDDPWGVLGAYTSDKREFTEHDTAFVQHVAAVVTAAIERTERERDLRRKERRYQAIFEDPNILIGLLEPDGTVVDINETAMEYVDADLEDVTGDPFWETPWWGDDGVQDDVREWVERAAAGEYVDFEADLTRPDGRRYVLSGYFRPVTDDGEVVSIIVSDRDVTERKERERALEESEQRYRALVEHFPNGAVALVDEDLRYRTVGGTPPDAVGATAEEVEGQPVREILPTELADGLVPCYEAAFEGDSSAFELEADGRVYQLQVVPVRDKDGDVFAALGMSQDITEHVETQHKLAESERRYRTLVENFPDGSVGLFDEDLRYTAVGGQLLNALDVDPADRIGRSIRELHPDDLLDEIEPYFDAALEGDANSFEIEYRGRYLHANALPIENTAGEVDAGMLVVQDDTERRRYERDLERYREYTDRILDAIDDMFYVIDAEGTIQRWNESVDEVTGFSDDEITSLPALNAIAEEDREAVEDAIAEAFDTGSAQVEAGLISRDGERVPYEFVASALEDPDGDSVLAGIGRDITERKERERALEESEAKFRMLAENLDEMVWISDPETREILHINPAYEAIWDRDRESVYDDPTTFLKAVHPDDRERVERSYAAVPDEGFDEEYRIVRPDGEVRWLDVRAGYVREEGRERVIGIAEDVTERKERERALEESERRYRTLAEDFPNGAVGLFDEDLCYTAVGGQLMQAQGVDPEDRIGHSIRELYPDDIIEEVEPYFHAALEGETNTFEAEYSGRHLYNQTLPVRDADDEVYAGMLVVQDVTERREYERKLEESNERLEQFAYAASHDLQEPLRMVTSYLSLIEGRYGDALDDDGEEFLEFAVDGAERMREMIDALLEYSRVETRGEPFETLDLNAVLEDVLADLQLQIEESGAEITTEDLPHVEGDPGQLRQVFQNLLSNAITYSGDEPPRVHVSAERRNGKWLISVADEGIGIDPDNQDRVFTVFDRLHNRDEYSGTGIGLALCKRIVERHDGEIWVDSEPGKGSTFSFTLPATTDSDR; encoded by the coding sequence ATGGGTACGTCTTCGCACACAGATGCGGATTTGGAGGGTTCTATCGCCCGTCAGGAACTCATCACCGATCTCAGTCGGCAGGCGGTGACGACGGGCGACCTCGACCAGGTCTTCCGCGATGCGATAGGTGCGGTTGCGGAGACAGTCGGCACCGAGTACTGCGCTGTCGTCGAGCAGGTACCGTGCCAGGACGACGGCGTTCTGCGCCGGGGTATCGGCTGGGAAACGGTCACCGACGGCGCGATGGTATCCACGAGCCGCGGATCGCAGATGGGAGATACGCTCCGCACCGAGGAGCCGGTCGTCCTCGGTGATTTGCACCACGACGACCGGCTCTCCGGTTCCGCGTTGCTCACCGAGCACGACGTCACCAGCGGCATCAGCGTCGCTCTCGGCCCGAGCGACGACCCGTGGGGCGTGCTGGGGGCGTACACGTCCGATAAGCGGGAGTTTACCGAGCACGATACGGCGTTCGTCCAGCACGTCGCGGCGGTCGTGACGGCGGCCATCGAACGCACGGAGCGCGAGCGGGACCTGCGGCGGAAGGAACGCCGATACCAGGCCATTTTCGAGGATCCGAACATCCTGATCGGCCTGCTCGAGCCCGACGGAACAGTCGTCGACATCAACGAGACGGCGATGGAGTACGTCGACGCCGATCTCGAGGACGTGACCGGCGATCCGTTCTGGGAGACGCCCTGGTGGGGCGATGATGGGGTTCAGGACGATGTCCGGGAGTGGGTCGAGCGGGCGGCGGCCGGCGAGTACGTCGACTTCGAGGCCGACCTCACCCGCCCCGACGGACGGCGATACGTCCTCAGCGGCTACTTTCGCCCGGTCACCGACGACGGCGAGGTCGTGTCGATCATCGTCTCGGACCGCGACGTCACCGAGCGCAAGGAGCGCGAACGCGCCCTCGAGGAGTCCGAGCAGCGCTACCGGGCCCTGGTCGAGCACTTCCCCAACGGGGCGGTGGCGCTCGTCGACGAGGACCTCCGCTATCGGACCGTCGGCGGTACCCCTCCCGACGCGGTGGGCGCCACGGCCGAGGAGGTAGAGGGACAGCCGGTCCGAGAGATCCTGCCGACGGAACTGGCCGACGGACTCGTCCCGTGCTACGAGGCTGCATTCGAGGGGGATTCCAGCGCGTTCGAGCTCGAAGCCGATGGTCGCGTCTACCAGCTTCAGGTCGTGCCGGTCCGGGACAAGGACGGAGACGTCTTCGCCGCGCTCGGGATGTCGCAGGACATTACCGAGCACGTCGAAACCCAGCACAAACTCGCGGAGAGTGAGCGCCGCTACCGGACGCTGGTCGAGAACTTCCCCGACGGATCGGTGGGGCTGTTCGACGAGGACCTGAGATACACCGCCGTCGGCGGGCAACTCCTGAACGCACTCGACGTGGATCCGGCGGATCGGATCGGGCGCAGCATCCGCGAGCTCCACCCCGACGACCTCCTCGACGAGATCGAACCGTACTTCGACGCAGCGCTCGAGGGCGACGCCAACTCCTTCGAGATCGAGTACCGCGGCCGGTACCTGCACGCGAACGCCCTCCCGATCGAGAACACCGCCGGCGAGGTCGACGCGGGCATGCTCGTCGTCCAGGACGACACCGAGCGCCGTCGGTACGAGCGCGACCTAGAGCGGTACCGGGAGTACACCGACCGGATCCTGGACGCGATCGACGACATGTTCTACGTGATCGATGCGGAGGGGACCATTCAGCGGTGGAACGAGAGCGTCGACGAGGTGACCGGCTTCTCGGACGACGAGATCACGTCGTTGCCGGCCCTGAACGCAATCGCGGAGGAGGACCGCGAGGCGGTCGAAGACGCCATCGCCGAGGCGTTCGACACCGGGAGCGCACAGGTCGAGGCGGGCCTGATCAGCCGGGACGGCGAGCGCGTCCCCTACGAGTTCGTCGCGTCGGCGCTCGAGGACCCGGACGGGGACTCGGTGCTGGCAGGCATCGGCCGAGACATCACCGAGCGAAAGGAGCGCGAGCGGGCCCTGGAAGAGAGCGAGGCGAAGTTCCGGATGCTCGCAGAGAACCTCGACGAGATGGTCTGGATCTCCGACCCCGAAACGCGGGAGATCCTGCACATCAATCCCGCCTACGAAGCGATCTGGGACCGCGACAGGGAGTCGGTGTACGACGATCCCACCACGTTCCTCAAGGCGGTCCACCCCGACGACCGCGAACGCGTCGAGCGATCGTACGCCGCCGTGCCGGACGAGGGGTTCGACGAGGAGTATCGCATCGTTCGGCCCGACGGTGAGGTCCGATGGCTCGACGTCCGGGCCGGTTACGTTCGAGAAGAGGGGAGAGAGCGCGTCATCGGTATCGCCGAGGACGTCACCGAGCGCAAGGAGCGCGAGCGCGCCCTCGAGGAGTCCGAACGGCGCTACCGGACGCTCGCGGAGGATTTCCCCAACGGAGCGGTAGGATTGTTCGACGAGGACCTGTGCTACACGGCCGTGGGCGGTCAACTCATGCAAGCGCAAGGCGTCGATCCCGAGGACCGGATCGGCCACAGCATCCGCGAGCTCTATCCGGACGACATCATCGAGGAGGTTGAACCGTACTTCCACGCCGCGCTAGAGGGGGAGACGAACACCTTCGAGGCCGAGTACTCCGGCCGGCACCTGTACAATCAGACCCTGCCCGTCAGGGACGCCGACGACGAGGTGTACGCGGGGATGCTCGTCGTCCAAGACGTCACCGAACGGCGGGAGTACGAGCGCAAACTGGAGGAGTCCAACGAGCGGTTGGAACAGTTCGCCTACGCGGCCTCCCACGACCTGCAGGAACCGCTGCGGATGGTCACGAGCTATCTCTCGCTCATCGAAGGCCGCTACGGCGATGCCCTCGACGACGACGGAGAAGAGTTCCTCGAATTCGCGGTCGACGGCGCCGAGCGGATGCGCGAGATGATCGACGCCCTCCTCGAGTACTCCCGGGTCGAGACGCGGGGCGAACCGTTCGAAACGCTGGATCTAAACGCCGTCCTCGAGGACGTGCTCGCGGACCTGCAGCTACAGATCGAGGAGAGCGGCGCCGAGATCACCACCGAGGACCTCCCTCACGTCGAGGGCGATCCCGGCCAGCTCCGCCAGGTGTTTCAGAACCTGCTGTCGAACGCGATCACCTACAGCGGTGACGAGCCACCACGCGTCCACGTCAGTGCCGAACGCCGAAACGGGAAGTGGCTGATCTCGGTCGCAGACGAGGGAATCGGGATCGATCCCGACAACCAGGATCGCGTATTCACGGTCTTCGATCGACTACACAACCGCGACGAGTACAGCGGCACCGGCATCGGACTCGCGCTCTGCAAGCGGATCGTCGAGCGCCACGACGGAGAGATCTGGGTCGACTCCGAACCCGGAAAGGGATCGACGTTTTCCTTTACCCTTCCCGCGACGACCGATTCCGATCGGTGA
- a CDS encoding ABC transporter substrate-binding protein: MSYTVSDETRRGLLASGAAVSVAVIAGCIGGSGNGDGERFHFTQEQSREEKFDPIVSNDAYSFQVVQLVFDGLYEYGEGLELQPKLAKGEPTVERDGTRYIFELEERATFHNGDNVTAADVAYSFTAPVEEETENAAEYDMIESAEAIDDRQVQVDLGDQPYGPFELATMGVTVVPKSVREEDKDAFNKNPVGSGPFRFADLSENEYVDLERNDDYWDDLDPNLSAVRFVAHDDNAGRVSDIRAGNTDAISGIPNDDWSVLENEGGVKLHSTESPTFMYVAFNCNEGPTTSPEVRQAIAHSFSISDFIESSAGNVSSPMYSPIPPVVNDVWAFPEDEYKNMLPTYDPDQAKSLLDEHAPSDFTPTIITPEGIRARLAERIATRLDEIGYGADVQILDFGTLVEKYTTGKASDYQMYLLGWTGGPDPDYYLYPLFHESQAGVNQGHYYSGSDGFHESIAEARNSADQEKRYDLYEPVVREIVDQLPVLPAFTQDNTMASRDYVSDLEAHPEVTRNPTLVAEYTNVSIG, encoded by the coding sequence ATGTCATATACGGTGTCAGACGAAACTCGTCGGGGGTTGCTCGCCTCAGGTGCGGCAGTCTCCGTAGCAGTGATCGCAGGGTGTATCGGCGGGAGCGGTAACGGAGACGGTGAGCGCTTCCACTTTACGCAGGAGCAATCACGCGAGGAGAAGTTCGACCCGATTGTCTCGAACGATGCGTACAGTTTTCAGGTGGTTCAACTCGTTTTCGACGGACTCTACGAGTACGGCGAGGGGCTCGAGTTGCAGCCAAAACTTGCGAAAGGCGAGCCGACGGTCGAACGGGACGGGACGCGATACATTTTCGAACTCGAAGAGAGGGCGACGTTTCACAATGGCGACAACGTGACCGCAGCGGACGTCGCTTACTCCTTTACCGCACCCGTCGAGGAGGAGACGGAGAACGCCGCCGAGTACGATATGATCGAGAGCGCCGAGGCCATCGACGACCGCCAGGTGCAAGTCGACCTCGGGGATCAACCTTACGGACCGTTCGAACTCGCGACAATGGGCGTCACGGTCGTCCCCAAGAGCGTTCGAGAAGAGGACAAAGACGCGTTCAACAAGAATCCGGTCGGTTCGGGACCGTTCAGGTTCGCCGATCTCTCCGAGAACGAATACGTCGATCTCGAGCGCAACGACGACTACTGGGACGACCTCGATCCCAACCTCTCTGCGGTTCGTTTCGTCGCTCACGACGACAACGCGGGGCGAGTCTCCGACATACGGGCGGGGAACACCGACGCCATCTCAGGGATCCCGAACGACGACTGGAGCGTCCTCGAGAACGAAGGGGGCGTCAAGCTTCACTCCACCGAGAGTCCGACGTTCATGTACGTGGCCTTTAACTGCAACGAGGGGCCGACGACCAGTCCCGAGGTTCGACAGGCTATCGCCCACTCGTTCTCGATATCGGACTTTATCGAATCGAGCGCGGGGAACGTGTCGTCCCCGATGTACAGCCCGATTCCGCCGGTCGTCAACGATGTCTGGGCGTTCCCGGAAGACGAGTACAAGAACATGCTTCCGACGTACGATCCCGATCAGGCCAAGTCGTTGCTCGACGAGCACGCGCCGTCCGACTTCACGCCGACGATCATCACGCCAGAAGGGATCCGCGCACGGCTCGCCGAACGAATCGCCACCCGACTCGACGAAATCGGATACGGTGCCGACGTGCAGATCCTCGACTTCGGGACGCTAGTCGAGAAGTACACCACCGGGAAGGCGAGCGATTACCAGATGTACCTGCTCGGGTGGACCGGCGGCCCCGACCCCGATTACTATCTCTACCCGCTCTTCCACGAGAGCCAGGCGGGAGTCAATCAGGGTCACTACTACAGTGGCAGCGACGGATTCCACGAAAGCATAGCCGAGGCACGCAACTCGGCCGATCAGGAGAAACGGTACGATCTCTACGAACCCGTCGTTCGAGAAATCGTCGACCAGCTTCCCGTGCTGCCGGCCTTTACCCAGGACAACACGATGGCCTCCCGCGACTACGTCTCGGATCTCGAGGCCCACCCGGAAGTTACGAGAAACCCGACGCTGGTCGCGGAGTACACGAACGTGTCGATAGGGTGA
- a CDS encoding PPC domain-containing DNA-binding protein: MNYRAVETTEEYVARLETGADWRAEIESLAEAVDADAAWFTALGAVQDAELWFYDQDECEYHPVEFDEPLEVASCTGNVSRLEGDRFAHTHVVLSDDEGTAYAGHLNEATIWAGEVHMRAFEEPLAREYDETTELDLWL, encoded by the coding sequence ATGAACTATCGCGCCGTCGAGACCACGGAGGAGTACGTCGCCCGCCTCGAGACGGGTGCCGACTGGCGGGCCGAAATCGAGTCGCTCGCGGAAGCAGTCGACGCCGACGCCGCCTGGTTTACGGCCCTCGGAGCGGTCCAGGACGCCGAGCTCTGGTTTTACGATCAAGACGAGTGTGAGTACCATCCGGTCGAGTTCGACGAACCGCTCGAGGTCGCGAGCTGTACCGGGAACGTCTCCCGACTGGAGGGAGACCGATTCGCGCACACTCACGTCGTCCTCTCGGACGACGAGGGAACCGCGTACGCCGGCCACCTGAACGAGGCGACGATATGGGCCGGTGAGGTCCACATGCGCGCCTTTGAAGAACCACTCGCGCGCGAGTACGACGAGACGACCGAACTCGACCTCTGGCTCTAG
- a CDS encoding ABC transporter permease, which produces MKLLKYATYRLLQAVPVLIGISVITFLLANLGPGDPVSLMLQGQEHSEELVRAIEQKYGLDRPLHERYLTYMAGLLRGDLGRSIHYNRPVAALMMDRIGPTLLLVLSAYAFALVTAIPLGIVAANRRNEPADHVSRIVALFGVSTPSFWIGIVLILIFSVVAPWPLTVIPGLPLPSSGLVYPWRPPSSYRGINGHLELYYQSIRHLLLPMIALGTLQMATIMRVERTQMIESLQREYVKLARAYGVPERRILRKHAFQAAQLPIITIVGLNLSTAIGGAVLVETVFNINGMGRLFIDAIQSNDYQLVMGITMVLGVLFVVGIIITDISYAYVDPRVTYGEQE; this is translated from the coding sequence ATGAAACTACTCAAGTACGCAACATACAGGCTCTTGCAGGCGGTCCCGGTCCTCATCGGGATCTCCGTCATCACGTTCTTACTCGCGAACCTCGGCCCGGGAGACCCGGTTAGCCTCATGCTTCAGGGACAGGAACACAGCGAGGAACTCGTGAGAGCGATCGAGCAAAAATACGGACTCGATAGACCGTTACACGAACGATACCTGACCTATATGGCCGGTCTGCTCAGAGGGGATCTCGGCCGGAGCATCCACTACAATCGACCGGTCGCCGCTCTTATGATGGACCGAATCGGGCCGACGCTCCTGCTGGTCCTCTCGGCGTATGCGTTCGCGCTGGTGACGGCGATCCCCCTCGGCATCGTCGCCGCCAACCGTCGAAACGAACCGGCCGACCACGTTTCACGGATCGTCGCGCTCTTCGGCGTCAGCACCCCGTCGTTCTGGATCGGAATCGTGCTGATCCTGATCTTCTCCGTGGTGGCACCGTGGCCACTGACGGTGATACCCGGACTGCCGTTACCGTCGAGCGGACTCGTCTATCCGTGGCGACCGCCCAGTTCCTACCGAGGGATCAACGGCCACCTCGAGTTGTACTACCAGTCGATCAGACACCTCCTGTTGCCGATGATCGCACTGGGAACGTTGCAGATGGCGACGATCATGCGCGTCGAACGGACGCAGATGATCGAGTCGCTCCAGCGCGAGTACGTCAAGCTTGCCAGGGCATACGGAGTCCCCGAACGAAGGATACTACGAAAGCACGCCTTCCAGGCGGCACAGCTGCCGATTATCACCATCGTCGGTCTCAACCTGTCGACGGCGATCGGCGGAGCGGTGCTGGTCGAAACGGTGTTCAACATCAACGGAATGGGACGGCTGTTCATCGACGCGATCCAATCGAACGACTATCAGCTCGTGATGGGGATCACGATGGTCCTCGGCGTTTTGTTCGTGGTCGGCATCATCATCACCGACATCTCGTACGCGTACGTCGACCCACGGGTCACCTACGGAGAGCAGGAGTAA